Proteins encoded within one genomic window of Hevea brasiliensis isolate MT/VB/25A 57/8 chromosome 8, ASM3005281v1, whole genome shotgun sequence:
- the LOC110637047 gene encoding uncharacterized protein LOC110637047: MVNCSRKGWFLKLDDSLWTYRTAYKTPIGTTPFCLVYRKSCYLPVELEHKAYWAIQTLNFDLKATREKRLLQLNELDEIRQDAYENAKIFKDKTKRWHNKRITRKEIKEGDHVLLFNSRLKLFPGKLCSRWSGPFKVTQIFPYGVVKVWSETSSAFKVNGQRLKPYFSEDTIEKGFTQSYSNPPIQS; encoded by the coding sequence ATGGTTAATTGTTCAAGGAAGGGTTGGTTTTTAAAACTAGATGATTCATTGTGGacctaccgcactgcatataaaactcccATTGGAACAACCCCCTTTTGTTTGGTTTATAGGAAATCATGCTACCTCCCAGTCGAGCTTGAACACAAGGCCTATTGGGCGATTCAAACATTAAACTTTGACTTAAAAGCCACTAGAGAAAAGAGGCTTCTACAACTCAACGAACTAGATGAAATTAGGCAAGATGCCTATGAAAATGCCAAGATCTTTAAGgacaaaaccaaaagatggcacaaCAAGCGCATAACCAGGAAAGAAATCAAGGAAGGAGACCATGTCCTACTATTCAACTCAAGGCTAAAGCTCTTCCCAGGAAAGCTATGTTCAAGATGGTCCGGACCCTTCAAGGTCACTCAAATCTTCCCATATGGAGTAGTTAAAGTATGGAGTGAAACCTCCAGTGCCTTCAaggttaatgggcagagattgaAGCCATACTTCTCAGAAGACACAATTGAGAAAGGATTCACACAATCCTACAGTAATCCTCCAATCCAGTCATAA